The following coding sequences lie in one Niabella agricola genomic window:
- a CDS encoding aminotransferase class V-fold PLP-dependent enzyme, protein MRRRNFLQSTGLLLGGSALLPAFAKDASAPVALNSWDEVRKQFLLNPKYIHMAQMLLASHPKPVRDEIERHRRLFDEDPVLHWEEHFQQIEGQIQRVSATYLHAADPGEVALTDSTSMGLGLLYTGFKLKPGDEILTTTHDHYATEKSLAFAAAKNGASIRNIRLYNEPADASADEIVDAIAKAVNPNTRIVAVTWVHSSTGVKLPIAAIGSAIREINARRNSAHHIYFCVDGVHAFGIENINVQELGCDFLAAGTHKWLFGPRGTGILWGKKEAWDMVIPTIPTFTGLAYPMWAGWVPEAPIPFGDIFTPGGFHPFEHRWSLHKAFEFHLQIGKEKIEQRTHQLSTLLKEGLKSIRHIQLKTPVSPSLSAGINCFEVAGMPHDEVVKRLLRKNIIASSSPYRVQYVRLTPCIINSEAEVKTCLAVLENIRQD, encoded by the coding sequence ATGCGCAGAAGAAATTTCCTACAATCCACCGGATTATTGCTCGGAGGAAGCGCTTTACTGCCGGCGTTCGCCAAGGATGCTTCGGCACCGGTTGCTTTAAATTCCTGGGATGAGGTAAGGAAACAATTCCTGCTCAATCCCAAATACATACATATGGCGCAAATGCTCCTGGCCTCGCATCCCAAACCGGTGCGGGATGAGATAGAACGGCACCGGAGGTTATTTGATGAAGATCCCGTATTGCACTGGGAAGAACATTTTCAGCAAATAGAAGGGCAGATACAGCGGGTGTCCGCCACTTATCTTCATGCAGCAGATCCGGGGGAGGTAGCGCTTACAGATAGCACCAGCATGGGGTTAGGACTTTTATACACAGGGTTTAAACTGAAGCCTGGAGACGAGATCCTTACTACCACCCATGATCATTATGCCACAGAAAAATCACTGGCCTTTGCGGCTGCCAAAAACGGGGCGTCTATACGAAATATCCGTTTGTACAATGAGCCTGCCGATGCATCGGCTGATGAAATTGTAGACGCCATCGCTAAGGCGGTAAATCCCAATACCAGGATCGTGGCTGTAACCTGGGTACATTCCAGTACGGGGGTAAAATTGCCCATTGCTGCCATCGGTAGCGCAATTCGTGAGATCAATGCCCGGCGTAACAGCGCTCACCACATATATTTTTGTGTGGATGGGGTGCATGCTTTTGGTATCGAAAATATCAATGTGCAGGAACTGGGCTGTGATTTCCTGGCGGCGGGTACGCATAAATGGCTCTTTGGTCCCCGTGGAACCGGTATCTTATGGGGTAAAAAAGAAGCCTGGGATATGGTCATCCCTACAATTCCAACCTTTACCGGACTGGCCTATCCCATGTGGGCAGGGTGGGTGCCCGAAGCGCCCATTCCTTTCGGAGATATTTTTACTCCCGGCGGATTCCATCCTTTCGAGCATCGCTGGTCGCTGCACAAAGCTTTTGAATTCCACCTGCAGATCGGCAAGGAAAAGATCGAACAAAGAACACATCAGCTCAGTACCCTGCTAAAAGAAGGTTTAAAAAGCATTCGGCATATTCAACTCAAAACACCGGTATCGCCCTCCCTGTCGGCTGGTATTAATTGCTTTGAAGTAGCGGGTATGCCGCATGATGAAGTAGTAAAAAGGTTGCTCCGCAAAAATATTATCGCCAGCAGTTCTCCTTACCGGGTTCAATACGTGCGGCTTACTCCCTGCATTATAAACAGCGAGGCCGAAGTAAAAACCTGCCTGGCGGTTTTGGAGAATATCCGGCAGGATTAA